The following coding sequences are from one Psychrobacter sp. AH5 window:
- a CDS encoding PilZ domain-containing protein, whose product MAMPGRGGILTCHIEDVATLYASYLSFVENGALFVPSSLEQQLGDEVFVAFTLPNSSERLPMSGKVVWLNHKANAHRPAGFAVQIGKDVTGQRIKNEVERLLAGKIDSQQNTYTM is encoded by the coding sequence ATGGCCATGCCAGGACGTGGTGGAATTCTTACTTGTCATATTGAGGATGTAGCAACGCTATATGCTAGCTATTTATCTTTTGTAGAAAACGGTGCATTATTTGTCCCAAGCAGCCTTGAGCAGCAGTTAGGTGACGAGGTTTTTGTAGCATTTACTCTGCCAAACTCCAGCGAGCGTTTGCCGATGAGTGGTAAAGTAGTTTGGCTCAATCATAAAGCCAATGCCCATCGTCCAGCAGGGTTTGCAGTACAGATAGGCAAAGATGTCACCGGCCAAAGAATTAAGAATGAAGTAGAGCGCTTGCTTGCCGGCAAGATTGACAGTCAACAAAACACATATACTATGTAG
- the ppk2 gene encoding polyphosphate kinase 2, whose amino-acid sequence MASIPSTIDPKSLSRQEHSEMSAAERDNFIGRMDKEVFNDELRRKMHQDLIDSYDEELENEIDDYVRDFRFDGRQMSEQERLDRRTYFQELVRLQRELIKLQDWVVDRGERIVVVFEGRDSAGKGGAIKRITQRLNPRVCRVAALPAPTEREQSQWYFQRYVAHLPAAGEIVLFDRSWYNRVGVERVMGFCTDAQYEEFFQSVPEFERMLVRSGIRLVKYWFSITDDEQHSRFMSRIHDPLKQWKLSPMDLESRRRWEDYTKAKETMFERTHIPEAPWWVVEGNNKKRARLNCIAHLLEQIPYKEVPRDEVDLPERKRDDEYYREPIPDDMYVPSRY is encoded by the coding sequence ATGGCAAGCATACCCTCAACCATAGATCCTAAGTCCTTAAGCCGACAAGAGCATAGCGAGATGAGCGCGGCGGAGCGTGATAATTTTATTGGTCGTATGGATAAGGAGGTGTTCAACGATGAGCTTCGGCGCAAAATGCATCAAGATCTAATTGATAGTTATGATGAGGAGCTTGAGAACGAAATAGACGACTATGTGCGTGACTTTCGTTTTGATGGGCGGCAGATGAGCGAACAAGAGCGCTTAGATCGTCGTACTTATTTTCAAGAATTGGTACGTTTGCAGCGCGAGCTAATTAAACTACAAGACTGGGTAGTCGATCGCGGTGAGCGTATCGTGGTGGTGTTTGAGGGACGGGATTCTGCGGGCAAAGGCGGCGCGATCAAGCGTATCACTCAGCGCCTCAACCCAAGGGTTTGCCGAGTGGCGGCGCTGCCTGCACCTACTGAGCGTGAGCAATCGCAGTGGTACTTTCAGCGCTATGTTGCCCATCTGCCCGCGGCTGGCGAGATTGTATTATTCGATCGCAGCTGGTACAACCGTGTGGGCGTGGAGCGGGTAATGGGATTTTGTACCGATGCGCAGTACGAAGAGTTTTTTCAATCGGTACCTGAGTTTGAGCGCATGCTGGTACGCTCCGGTATTAGGCTAGTAAAGTACTGGTTTTCTATCACCGATGACGAGCAGCACTCGCGTTTTATGAGCCGTATTCACGATCCGTTAAAACAGTGGAAGCTCTCCCCTATGGATTTAGAGTCGAGACGACGCTGGGAGGATTATACGAAGGCTAAGGAGACGATGTTTGAGCGTACTCATATACCAGAAGCGCCGTGGTGGGTCGTGGAAGGCAATAATAAAAAACGCGCTCGGCTTAATTGTATCGCTCATCTATTAGAACAAATCCCTTATAAAGAAGTGCCTCGTGATGAGGTCGATCTGCCTGAGCGTAAGCGCGATGATGAGTATTATCGCGAGCCTATTCCTGATGATATGTATGTACCGTCGCGCTATTAA
- a CDS encoding acetyl-CoA C-acetyltransferase — protein sequence MSNKKDSPIVGTTVVKGNDSTTTDTQAAASQTSDKDHTANYESIADLKQHTEIVDADGQPVTKSSTNEQADKKAKIKQDMANEAEAAKQEELEATTQSKSVEPEASKEADADKAKADNADKKASEKPADEKKPASSSRTATTKNTNEKKAMTEQKTEQKEAPKAAAKKATTAASKKSATSSNSSGLQRVAILGGNRIPFARSNGAYADASNIDMLTAALNGLVERYDLQGELIGEVVAGAVLKLSRDLNLTREAALNTALNPHTPTYDIAQACGTGLQATFASANKIALGLIDSAITGGVDTTSDAPIAIGDGLRKAMIKLGAAKDNKQRLKALMSINPKDLIDSPQNGEPRTGLSMGDHQAITALEWNISREDQDQLAFNSHQNLARAYDEGFFDDLITPYKGLTRDNNLRPDTTLEKLAKLKPVFGKKNANPTMTAANSTPLTDGASCVLLANDEWAKEHGLKPLAYIVHQETAAVDFIGKSGDKEGLLMAPAYAVPRMLERAGLTLQDFDFYEIHEAFASQVLSTLAAWEDETFCQERLGLDAPLGSIDRSKLNVNGSSLAAGHPFAATGGRILATAAKLLDQKGSGRALISICAAGGQGVTCILEK from the coding sequence ATGAGTAATAAAAAAGACAGCCCTATTGTTGGAACCACAGTCGTTAAAGGCAATGATAGCACGACTACTGACACTCAAGCAGCAGCATCTCAAACTAGCGATAAAGACCATACTGCAAACTATGAGTCAATCGCCGATCTAAAGCAGCATACTGAAATAGTAGATGCTGATGGCCAACCAGTCACTAAATCCTCGACTAATGAGCAAGCAGATAAAAAAGCCAAAATAAAACAAGACATGGCAAATGAAGCTGAAGCGGCTAAACAAGAAGAGCTTGAAGCTACTACTCAATCAAAATCAGTAGAGCCAGAAGCTAGCAAAGAAGCTGACGCTGATAAAGCTAAAGCAGATAACGCTGATAAAAAAGCCTCTGAAAAACCGGCAGATGAAAAAAAACCAGCCAGCTCTAGTAGAACCGCTACCACCAAAAACACTAATGAGAAAAAAGCTATGACTGAGCAAAAAACTGAACAAAAAGAGGCACCAAAAGCAGCCGCTAAAAAAGCGACGACAGCGGCTAGTAAAAAAAGTGCGACTAGCAGCAACAGCTCAGGCTTACAGCGCGTAGCTATCTTAGGCGGCAACCGTATTCCTTTTGCACGCTCAAATGGTGCTTATGCTGATGCTAGCAATATCGATATGTTAACCGCCGCGCTAAACGGACTAGTTGAGCGCTATGACTTACAAGGCGAGCTTATCGGCGAAGTAGTCGCTGGCGCTGTTCTTAAGCTAAGCCGCGACTTAAACTTAACTCGCGAAGCCGCTTTGAATACCGCGCTGAATCCGCATACGCCCACTTATGATATAGCCCAAGCTTGTGGTACGGGCCTGCAAGCGACTTTTGCGTCCGCTAATAAAATCGCGCTAGGTCTTATCGATTCTGCTATTACTGGCGGTGTTGATACTACCTCAGATGCCCCTATCGCCATTGGGGACGGCCTACGTAAAGCGATGATTAAATTAGGCGCAGCCAAAGATAACAAGCAGCGCCTAAAGGCACTAATGAGCATCAATCCAAAGGATCTTATTGACTCGCCACAAAACGGTGAGCCGCGTACAGGGCTATCGATGGGCGATCATCAAGCGATTACTGCTCTTGAGTGGAACATCAGCCGTGAAGATCAAGACCAGCTAGCGTTTAATAGCCATCAAAACTTGGCGCGTGCTTATGACGAAGGTTTCTTTGACGATTTGATCACTCCTTATAAGGGTTTGACTCGCGACAATAACTTACGCCCGGACACCACTTTAGAGAAGCTTGCAAAGCTCAAGCCCGTCTTTGGTAAGAAAAACGCCAATCCTACTATGACAGCCGCCAACTCTACGCCGCTAACCGATGGCGCTTCTTGTGTGCTATTGGCTAACGATGAATGGGCAAAAGAGCATGGCCTTAAGCCTTTGGCTTATATCGTCCATCAAGAAACAGCAGCGGTCGATTTCATCGGTAAATCAGGTGATAAAGAAGGCCTGCTTATGGCTCCCGCTTATGCCGTACCGCGTATGCTTGAGCGCGCAGGTTTGACTTTGCAAGATTTTGACTTTTATGAGATACATGAAGCTTTTGCCTCACAAGTACTATCCACGCTTGCAGCATGGGAAGATGAGACTTTCTGCCAAGAGCGTCTAGGTCTTGATGCACCATTAGGCTCAATCGATCGTAGTAAGCTAAACGTCAATGGCTCATCACTAGCCGCGGGGCATCCTTTCGCTGCTACCGGCGGCCGTATCTTAGCAACGGCTGCTAAATTACTTGATCAAAAAGGCTCAGGCCGCGCGCTTATCTCTATCTGCGCCGCTGGTGGTCAAGGAGTCACTTGTATTTTAGAGAAATAA